A genomic region of Arachis hypogaea cultivar Tifrunner chromosome 5, arahy.Tifrunner.gnm2.J5K5, whole genome shotgun sequence contains the following coding sequences:
- the LOC112801120 gene encoding 2-phytyl-1,4-beta-naphthoquinone methyltransferase, chloroplastic, with amino-acid sequence MATMLLLPFRTLIPSSSSSSSSSSSSSNFRPAPLCCSNDRQALFNRIAPVYDNLNDLLSLGQHRIWKRMTVSWAGAKAGDHVLDICCGSGDLSFLLSQKVGSDGKVTGLDFSKEQLLIASSKQHSKNCFSNIEWIEGDALNLPFSDGSFDAITMGYGLRNVVDRPKAMQEILRVLKAGSRVAILDFNKSEELLTSTITEWIIDNVVVPVASAYGLLEDYKYLKTSIRGFLTGKELEKLALEVGFSSARHYELSGGLMGCMVAMR; translated from the exons ATGGCAACAATGCTGCTACTCCCTTTCCGAACgctcattccttcttcttcttcttcttcttcttcttcttcttccagttcAAACTTCCGACCGGCACCGCTTTGTTGTTCCAACGATCGCCAGGCGCTGTTTAACCGCATTGCTCCTGTCTATGATAAC CTGAATGATTTGCTGAGCTTGGGTCAGCATCGAATTTGGAAGCGCATGACTGTTTCCTGGGCTGG AGCTAAAGCGGGAGACCATGTGTTGGATATTTGCTGCGGAAGTGGCGATTTGTCCTTTCTCTTGTCCCAGAAAGTGGGGTCTGATGGAAAG GTGACTGGTCTTGATTTCTCCAAGGAACAACTATTGATTGCCTCATCTAAACAGCACTCAAAGAACTGCTTCTCAAATATTGA GTGGATTGAAGGTGATGCTCTAAATTTGCCGTTTTCTGATGGTTCGTTTGATGCTATAACAATGGGCTATGGTCTTAGAAACGTAGTTGATAGGCCTAAAGCTATGCAGGAAATTTTAAGAGTCCTAAAAGCCG GCTCTAGAGTGGCTATCCTCGACTTCAATAAAAGTGAAGAGTTGCTGACTTCTACGATTACG GAATGGATAATTGACAATGTTGTTGTTCCAGTGGCATCTGCTTATGGCCTTTTAGAGGACTACAAATATCTTAAGACTTCAATAAGAGGATTTTTAACAG GGAAGGAATTGGAGAAACTTGCTTTAGAAGTTGGATTTTCTAGTGCTCGACATTATGAGCTCAGTGGAGGCTTGATGGGGTGCATGGTAGCTATGCGTTAG